One genomic segment of Rhizorhabdus phycosphaerae includes these proteins:
- a CDS encoding Rieske 2Fe-2S domain-containing protein, with protein sequence MDIPFGWYFVAYADELAIGDVRPLHYFGRDLVLFRNEEGVAGLLDAYCPHLGAHLGHGGVVQGDSLRCPFHAWAFRPNGFCSSIPYARAMPPIAKRSPIARPYPVTEANGVVWAWYHPAGVEPMFDVMVIPEFTEPGWAPQTRREWRFASNPQEIAENGVDVAHFEFVHGMAHVPEGKTSYDGHVRRSEAHGEREVSYPDGSKKLVKSGVSTVQNGAGQKTTHLMALNTLALQVLATPVEADEVELRFCFTHDPVEPGSFEEQMIKAQIAGTCGQTGVEGDIPIWAHKIHRVQPLLCDGDGPILRFRRYFEQFYADPTEPQSIAAE encoded by the coding sequence ATGGACATCCCGTTCGGATGGTATTTCGTGGCCTATGCCGACGAACTCGCGATCGGTGACGTGCGGCCGCTCCATTATTTCGGCCGGGATCTGGTGCTCTTCCGCAACGAGGAGGGGGTCGCCGGGCTGCTCGACGCCTATTGCCCCCATCTCGGCGCGCATCTCGGCCATGGCGGTGTGGTCCAAGGCGACAGCCTGCGCTGCCCCTTCCACGCCTGGGCATTCCGGCCCAATGGCTTCTGTTCGAGCATACCCTATGCGCGGGCGATGCCGCCGATCGCCAAGCGCAGCCCGATTGCCCGCCCCTATCCGGTGACCGAAGCCAATGGCGTCGTCTGGGCCTGGTATCATCCGGCCGGGGTCGAACCGATGTTCGACGTCATGGTGATCCCCGAATTCACCGAGCCCGGCTGGGCGCCGCAGACGCGCCGCGAGTGGCGCTTCGCGAGCAACCCCCAAGAGATCGCCGAGAACGGCGTCGACGTCGCCCATTTCGAGTTCGTCCACGGCATGGCGCACGTGCCCGAGGGCAAGACGAGTTATGACGGCCATGTCCGCCGTTCCGAGGCCCATGGCGAACGTGAGGTGAGCTATCCCGACGGCAGCAAGAAGCTGGTCAAGTCCGGCGTCAGCACCGTGCAGAACGGCGCCGGGCAGAAGACCACCCATCTGATGGCGCTCAACACGCTCGCGCTGCAGGTGCTGGCGACCCCGGTCGAGGCCGACGAGGTCGAGCTTCGCTTCTGCTTCACCCATGATCCGGTCGAACCCGGCTCGTTCGAGGAACAGATGATCAAGGCGCAGATCGCGGGCACCTGCGGGCAGACCGGGGTCGAGGGCGACATTCCGATCTGGGCGCACAAGATCCACCGCGTCCAGCCGCTGCTGTGCGATGGCGATGGCCCGATCCTGCGCTTCCGCCGCTATTTCGAACAATTTTACGCCGATCCGACCGAGCCGCAGAGCATAGCGGCCGAATAG
- a CDS encoding LysR family transcriptional regulator: MSAWRGVDEFLAVVATGSFTAAADQLGVSKSFISKIVGELEARVGTQLIVRTTRRLSLTAAGEIFYERCQAMRDDIADLERSMAQFQSHPVGRLRVGLSDIFGSDFMSALLAEFSAQHPEIAIEVIAYLRESELVAESFDVMVRYGRLENSSLRARLFGYLSYCLCASPDYVAEHGWPTSPDDLGRHNCLSDLSGQFHFNGGIQTRVSGKWTSNSGIALRWAARRGLGLAHLPISVIRTDLVDGSIVAMADDWTFHDKEVRVVFSPGILPAATRAFIDFLTSRISRTLIRPWMTDILRPGGA; this comes from the coding sequence ATGTCGGCTTGGCGCGGTGTCGATGAGTTTCTGGCGGTCGTCGCGACCGGCAGTTTCACTGCGGCCGCCGATCAGCTGGGCGTCTCCAAATCCTTCATCAGCAAGATCGTCGGCGAGCTGGAGGCGCGCGTCGGCACGCAGCTGATCGTCCGCACCACACGGCGGCTGTCCCTCACGGCTGCCGGCGAGATCTTCTACGAACGCTGCCAGGCGATGCGCGACGACATCGCCGATCTCGAACGCAGCATGGCGCAGTTCCAGTCGCACCCGGTCGGGCGCCTCCGCGTCGGTCTCAGCGACATCTTCGGATCGGACTTCATGTCCGCTCTGCTGGCCGAGTTCAGCGCGCAGCATCCGGAGATCGCGATCGAGGTGATCGCCTATCTGCGCGAGAGCGAGCTGGTGGCGGAGAGCTTCGACGTGATGGTCCGCTATGGCCGGCTGGAGAACAGTTCGCTCAGGGCGCGGCTGTTCGGCTATCTGTCCTACTGCCTGTGCGCCTCGCCCGATTATGTCGCCGAACATGGATGGCCGACCTCGCCCGACGATCTCGGGCGGCACAACTGCCTGTCCGACCTCAGCGGCCAGTTCCATTTCAACGGCGGCATCCAGACGCGGGTCTCGGGCAAATGGACCAGCAACAGCGGGATCGCTCTCCGCTGGGCCGCGCGGCGCGGCCTTGGCCTCGCCCATTTGCCGATCAGCGTGATCCGCACCGATCTGGTCGACGGCAGCATCGTCGCCATGGCCGACGACTGGACCTTCCATGACAAGGAGGTGCGGGTCGTCTTCTCCCCCGGCATATTGCCTGCGGCCACCCGCGCCTTCATCGACTTCCTGACCAGCAGGATCAGCCGCACCCTCATTCGCCCGTGGATGACCGACATATTGCGGCCCGGCGGCGCCTAG
- a CDS encoding amidohydrolase family protein, which translates to MDRYLVISSDGHVGLPPEQYRTYLESRYHAAFDEALAKEIKAREEREKLFLIDDFNTKWRAKVGDGLEGAWDGTIRNRVLDADGVAAEVLFPDGITERNAPPFGADVGLNPAASTPELQWAGARAHNRWLAEFCAEDPHRRLGLAVIPAVFDLDETIKEIHWAKKNGMKGVFFPAVTDKYDMYNHTKYYPVWELLQDYKLPLHFHSGATPGYDMTQPGWIGTYLCEFAFWMTRPLWSMTFGGVFEEYPELKVMFTEAGGEFWFPWMIELMDIRASVKHTSGKLGDYNANMSMKPSDYFKRNIYVGCSALPDEETTESYYKIGIDRILWGTDYPHPEGTWPSTLEKMILSLGGLPESDIQQMLGGNALDAYDVDAGALWGIASRIGPRKESFIRQAAE; encoded by the coding sequence ATGGACCGCTATCTCGTCATCTCGTCCGACGGCCATGTCGGCCTCCCGCCCGAGCAATACCGGACCTATCTCGAATCGCGCTACCATGCCGCGTTCGACGAGGCGCTGGCCAAGGAGATCAAGGCGCGCGAGGAACGCGAGAAGCTGTTCCTGATCGACGATTTCAACACGAAATGGCGCGCCAAGGTCGGCGACGGGCTGGAAGGCGCGTGGGACGGCACCATCCGCAACCGCGTGCTCGATGCCGACGGTGTCGCCGCCGAGGTGCTCTTCCCCGACGGTATCACCGAGCGCAACGCCCCGCCCTTCGGCGCCGATGTCGGCCTGAATCCCGCCGCCTCGACGCCCGAGCTGCAATGGGCGGGTGCGCGCGCGCACAACCGCTGGCTGGCCGAGTTCTGCGCCGAGGATCCGCATCGCCGCCTGGGCCTCGCCGTCATCCCGGCGGTGTTCGACCTCGACGAGACGATCAAGGAAATCCACTGGGCTAAGAAAAACGGCATGAAGGGGGTCTTCTTCCCGGCGGTCACCGACAAATACGACATGTACAACCACACCAAATATTATCCGGTGTGGGAGCTGCTGCAGGACTACAAGCTTCCCCTGCATTTCCATTCGGGCGCGACGCCGGGTTACGACATGACCCAGCCCGGCTGGATCGGCACCTATCTGTGCGAATTCGCCTTCTGGATGACGCGCCCGCTCTGGTCGATGACCTTCGGCGGCGTGTTCGAGGAATATCCCGAGCTGAAGGTGATGTTCACCGAGGCAGGGGGCGAATTCTGGTTTCCCTGGATGATCGAGCTCATGGATATAAGGGCCTCGGTCAAGCACACCTCGGGCAAGCTCGGCGACTACAACGCCAATATGAGCATGAAGCCGAGCGACTATTTCAAGCGCAACATCTATGTCGGCTGCTCGGCGCTGCCCGACGAGGAGACGACCGAATCCTATTACAAGATCGGCATCGACCGTATCCTGTGGGGCACCGACTATCCCCACCCCGAGGGCACCTGGCCGAGCACGCTCGAAAAGATGATCCTCAGCCTCGGCGGCCTGCCCGAAAGCGACATCCAGCAGATGCTGGGCGGCAATGCGCTCGACGCCTATGACGTCGACGCGGGCGCCCTGTGGGGCATCGCCTCGCGTATCGGGCCGCGCAAGGAAAGCTTCATCCGGCAAGCGGCGGAGTAG
- a CDS encoding MFS transporter: MQERRLSRLAFSTLFAVTLATALGNLGLVTVLPAIGRALRIPDALVACIFSLSALAWAVTSPLWARVSDRRGRKPMMLVGLCGFIASMAGCGLVVLAGLHGLASALPLFLAFTVVRCSYGLFGSAAGTAAQAYVADHSQGHARVRALSALAGALSLGTIVGPTIAPFLVLPPFGLAGPMFGFALMGVVLLMLVAVALRADRPILAAGAPAIPQSGLWRDPMLRALLLQGLVIASAQAINTYTLGFAIIDISRLPAVEAQKLIGIALSIGAASGLVAQLGVVNILKPSPIAMLQWGAAMVAIGNLIALGGTGHGALFAGYALASFGYGLARPGFASLLSLALGAERQGAAAGAVSMIAGASITLPPIIAVACYQLWWGAPFFLAASSCAIVFLSALRTTPLFPVSD, from the coding sequence GTGCAGGAACGCAGGCTGTCGCGCCTCGCCTTTTCGACGCTGTTCGCGGTGACGCTTGCCACCGCGCTCGGCAATCTCGGGCTCGTTACCGTGCTGCCTGCGATCGGCCGGGCGCTGAGAATCCCCGATGCGCTGGTCGCCTGCATCTTCTCCCTGTCGGCGCTCGCCTGGGCAGTCACGTCGCCGCTCTGGGCGCGGGTGTCCGACCGGCGAGGCCGCAAGCCGATGATGCTCGTCGGGCTATGTGGTTTCATCGCCTCTATGGCAGGATGCGGGCTGGTCGTTCTCGCCGGCCTCCATGGCCTCGCCAGTGCATTGCCGTTGTTCCTCGCCTTCACGGTGGTCCGCTGCAGCTACGGCCTGTTCGGATCGGCGGCGGGCACGGCGGCGCAGGCCTATGTCGCGGACCATAGCCAGGGCCATGCCCGCGTCCGCGCGCTGTCGGCGCTCGCAGGAGCGCTCAGCCTCGGCACGATCGTGGGGCCGACCATCGCCCCCTTCCTGGTCCTGCCGCCTTTCGGCCTTGCCGGACCGATGTTCGGCTTCGCGCTGATGGGTGTCGTACTGCTCATGCTGGTCGCCGTCGCGCTGCGCGCCGACCGTCCGATTCTCGCCGCCGGGGCACCCGCGATTCCCCAAAGCGGCCTGTGGCGCGATCCGATGCTGCGCGCGCTGTTGCTTCAGGGGCTCGTCATCGCCTCTGCGCAGGCGATCAACACCTATACGCTGGGCTTCGCGATCATCGACATCAGCCGGCTGCCCGCCGTCGAGGCGCAGAAGCTGATCGGCATCGCCCTATCGATCGGCGCGGCAAGCGGGCTCGTGGCCCAGCTGGGGGTGGTCAACATCCTGAAGCCTTCGCCGATCGCCATGCTGCAGTGGGGCGCGGCGATGGTAGCGATTGGCAACCTCATCGCTCTGGGCGGCACCGGCCATGGGGCGCTGTTCGCGGGCTATGCGCTGGCCAGCTTCGGCTATGGCCTCGCGCGCCCCGGCTTCGCCTCGCTGCTGTCGCTTGCTCTGGGTGCCGAACGGCAGGGAGCGGCGGCCGGCGCGGTCAGCATGATCGCGGGGGCCTCGATCACCCTGCCGCCGATCATTGCCGTCGCCTGCTACCAGCTCTGGTGGGGAGCGCCCTTCTTCCTTGCCGCATCGAGCTGCGCGATCGTCTTCCTGTCCGCCCTCAGAACCACCCCGCTGTTTCCTGTGAGCGACTGA
- a CDS encoding TonB-dependent receptor yields MKKLQGYCLGLLASTMLAGTAQAQATGSSAAAPSFDEGEIIVTAQRREERLIDVPIAVSAVNGAGLDRAGVQNLNNAQALIPNIQINQTPGNSFSPLISIRGLAPAADTSLARDQPVGLYLDGVPVAKSTGAAFDTVDLERIEVLRGPQGTLYGKNTIGGAVNMITRAPTGEFGGQVYLSYGSWGEFRRRISLDLPSIGTFKVKLGYSGRDTGGYWHNAATQKDFGEQSLNAGRIDILWEPSDNFSARYAYDISDAVGTPALLAISAPGSLPATSPFITGRIFQNRPGRNDVSADGARQSDFRTTGHALTLEYDLGDTGLGAITLKSITARRTLQTRSRSDFDGTPTDLVRFILNNDYHAFSQEFQVIGTGEQVRYTLGAFYLKDRYYAFNPRWNFQFGGNRFDLSDRRGGSRSIAGYGQLTWSPGFAEDKLDLSVGLRWTQDRKEAEELFLSNTAYATNPAAAGSGVFQRAANGTPITRSGQPAAGARPGAGGLGPYDLIPLERSDKWSQFNPEFNLVYKLRSDWTVYGRVATGFKSGGINDTASTNAAFNSPYDPEKLLSFEAGTKFSGFDRRLNFNLAVYHSIYKNFQAGVFVPELVTTNIINAGKAKFTGVEIEGNVRPFDGLVLNFGGGYLDARYTDFVLPSGVDVTDSYKIPLAPKWNYLVGGTYTIPLGNGPNLEFTGNWSWRSMQWATIAPNQLATRKAYGTLDGRIALTDIDLGNGTSLEVAVWGRNITDTKYWNSGIDLGVFAVRQWADPRSLGVEARVRF; encoded by the coding sequence ATGAAAAAGCTGCAGGGATATTGCCTGGGCCTGCTGGCCTCGACGATGCTGGCCGGAACCGCCCAGGCGCAGGCCACCGGATCGAGCGCCGCCGCCCCGTCGTTCGACGAAGGCGAGATCATCGTGACCGCCCAGCGCCGTGAAGAACGCCTGATCGACGTGCCAATCGCGGTGTCGGCGGTGAACGGCGCAGGGCTCGACCGCGCCGGCGTCCAGAATCTCAACAACGCCCAGGCACTGATCCCCAATATTCAGATCAACCAGACGCCGGGCAACAGTTTCAGTCCTCTGATCTCGATCCGCGGCCTAGCCCCCGCCGCCGACACCAGTCTTGCGCGCGACCAGCCGGTCGGCCTCTATCTCGACGGCGTGCCTGTAGCGAAGTCCACCGGCGCCGCCTTCGACACGGTCGACCTCGAGCGGATCGAAGTGCTGCGCGGCCCGCAGGGAACGCTCTACGGCAAGAACACGATCGGCGGCGCGGTCAACATGATCACCCGCGCGCCCACCGGCGAATTCGGCGGTCAGGTCTATCTGAGCTATGGCAGCTGGGGCGAGTTCCGCCGCCGCATCTCGCTCGATCTGCCATCGATCGGTACCTTCAAGGTCAAGCTCGGCTATTCGGGCCGCGATACCGGCGGCTACTGGCACAATGCCGCGACGCAGAAGGATTTCGGCGAGCAGAGCCTGAACGCCGGTCGCATCGACATATTGTGGGAACCGAGCGACAATTTCTCCGCCCGCTATGCCTATGACATCAGCGACGCGGTCGGAACGCCCGCGCTGCTCGCGATCAGCGCGCCGGGCAGCCTGCCGGCGACCAGTCCCTTCATCACCGGTCGCATCTTCCAGAACCGCCCCGGTCGGAACGACGTATCCGCCGACGGCGCACGCCAGAGCGATTTCCGCACCACCGGCCATGCGCTGACGCTGGAATATGATCTGGGCGATACCGGACTTGGCGCTATCACGCTCAAGTCGATCACCGCGCGGCGCACGCTGCAGACGCGCAGCCGCTCCGACTTCGACGGGACGCCGACCGATCTCGTCCGCTTCATCCTGAACAACGACTATCACGCGTTCAGCCAGGAATTTCAGGTCATCGGAACCGGCGAGCAGGTCCGCTACACGCTCGGCGCCTTCTATCTGAAGGACCGCTATTATGCCTTCAACCCGCGCTGGAATTTCCAGTTCGGCGGCAATCGGTTCGATCTCTCGGATCGCCGCGGCGGCAGCCGGTCGATCGCCGGGTACGGCCAGCTGACCTGGAGCCCCGGCTTCGCCGAGGACAAGCTCGACCTGTCGGTCGGGCTGCGCTGGACACAGGACCGCAAGGAGGCCGAAGAGCTTTTCCTTTCGAACACGGCCTATGCCACCAATCCGGCGGCGGCCGGCTCGGGCGTGTTCCAGCGCGCGGCCAACGGGACCCCCATCACCCGCAGCGGCCAGCCGGCGGCAGGCGCGCGTCCGGGCGCGGGTGGCCTCGGCCCCTATGACCTGATCCCGCTGGAGCGCTCGGACAAATGGTCGCAGTTCAATCCCGAGTTCAACCTCGTCTACAAGCTGCGTTCGGACTGGACGGTCTATGGTCGCGTCGCGACCGGCTTCAAATCGGGCGGCATCAACGACACCGCCTCGACCAATGCGGCGTTCAATTCGCCTTATGATCCGGAAAAGCTGCTCTCGTTCGAAGCGGGCACCAAATTCTCGGGCTTTGACCGGCGCCTGAACTTCAATCTCGCCGTCTATCATTCGATCTACAAGAATTTCCAGGCAGGCGTGTTCGTGCCCGAGCTGGTGACCACCAACATCATCAACGCCGGCAAGGCCAAGTTCACCGGCGTCGAGATCGAGGGCAATGTCCGCCCCTTCGACGGGTTGGTGCTCAATTTCGGCGGCGGCTATCTCGATGCCCGCTATACCGACTTCGTGTTGCCGAGCGGTGTCGATGTCACCGACAGCTACAAGATCCCATTGGCGCCGAAGTGGAATTATCTGGTCGGCGGCACCTACACCATACCGCTCGGCAACGGCCCGAACCTCGAGTTCACCGGCAACTGGTCGTGGCGGAGCATGCAATGGGCGACGATCGCGCCCAACCAGCTGGCGACGCGCAAAGCCTATGGCACATTGGACGGGCGCATCGCGCTGACCGATATCGACCTCGGCAATGGCACCAGTCTCGAAGTCGCCGTCTGGGGTCGCAACATCACCGACACCAAATATTGGAACAGCGGCATCGACCTCGGCGTCTTCGCGGTTCGCCAGTGGGCGGATCCGCGCAGCCTGGGCGTCGAGGCGCGCGTCCGCTTCTGA
- a CDS encoding aldehyde dehydrogenase family protein has product MVMSGRFYIDGQWVEALSGQTIDVLDPRTERSIGRIGAAGAEDVDRAVRAARRAFDAFADLSRKDRRDLLGAIVAIYERRLDEIAAVISAEMGAPRMLARAAHAPLGLIHFRTAYEEIEHFRFEREDGRLTLCREPIGVCGLITPWNWPANQIAAKVAPALAVGCTMVLKPSEISPYSAEIIAQIIEEAGVPAGVFNLIQGDGPTAGAALSSHPQVDMVSFTGSTRGGIAVAQAAAPTIKRVHQELGGKSANIVLPDADFPLAIARGVRAVMNNSGQTCSAPTRMLVPADRMEEAKAIAAETAAAIPIGQEEQPGAMGPVVSEAQWAKVQHLIGIGISEGAALVAGGEGRPDGFDAGYYVRPTVFADVRPDMTIAREEIFGPVLSILPYRDEDEAVAIANDSDYGLAGFVDSQDLDHARRIARRLRVGQVRINHPPMHPLAPFGGYKQSGNGREWGSQAFEEFTEVKAVVTP; this is encoded by the coding sequence ATGGTGATGTCGGGCCGCTTCTACATCGACGGGCAATGGGTCGAGGCATTGTCAGGCCAGACGATCGACGTGCTCGACCCGCGCACCGAGCGCAGCATCGGCCGGATCGGTGCGGCAGGCGCAGAGGATGTCGACCGCGCGGTTCGCGCCGCAAGACGCGCCTTCGATGCCTTTGCCGATCTGTCGCGCAAGGACCGGCGCGACCTGCTCGGCGCGATCGTCGCCATCTACGAACGCCGCCTCGACGAGATCGCCGCCGTGATCAGCGCAGAGATGGGCGCGCCCCGCATGCTGGCCAGGGCCGCCCACGCCCCGCTGGGCCTGATCCACTTCCGCACCGCCTATGAAGAGATCGAGCATTTCCGCTTCGAACGCGAGGACGGGCGGCTGACGCTCTGCCGCGAGCCGATCGGGGTGTGCGGACTGATCACGCCGTGGAACTGGCCCGCCAACCAGATCGCGGCCAAGGTGGCGCCGGCGCTGGCGGTCGGCTGCACGATGGTGCTGAAACCGTCCGAGATTTCCCCCTATTCCGCCGAAATCATCGCGCAGATCATCGAGGAGGCGGGCGTTCCTGCCGGCGTCTTCAATCTGATCCAGGGCGACGGCCCCACCGCCGGGGCGGCGCTGTCGTCGCACCCGCAGGTCGACATGGTGTCGTTTACCGGATCGACGCGCGGGGGCATCGCGGTCGCGCAGGCGGCGGCGCCGACGATCAAGCGCGTGCATCAGGAACTGGGCGGCAAGTCCGCCAATATCGTCCTGCCCGACGCGGATTTCCCGCTCGCCATCGCGCGCGGCGTGCGCGCGGTGATGAACAATAGCGGCCAGACCTGCAGCGCACCGACGCGCATGCTCGTCCCCGCAGACCGCATGGAGGAAGCCAAGGCGATCGCCGCCGAAACCGCCGCCGCCATCCCAATCGGCCAGGAGGAGCAGCCCGGCGCGATGGGTCCGGTCGTGTCCGAGGCGCAGTGGGCCAAGGTCCAGCATCTGATCGGCATCGGCATTTCAGAAGGTGCCGCGCTGGTCGCGGGCGGCGAGGGCCGGCCCGACGGCTTCGACGCCGGCTATTATGTGCGCCCGACCGTGTTCGCCGACGTGCGCCCGGACATGACGATCGCGCGCGAGGAGATTTTCGGCCCCGTCCTGTCGATCCTGCCCTATCGCGACGAAGACGAGGCGGTCGCGATCGCCAATGACAGCGACTATGGTCTGGCCGGCTTCGTCGACAGCCAGGACCTCGACCATGCCCGCCGCATCGCGCGCCGGCTGCGCGTCGGGCAGGTGCGCATCAACCATCCGCCGATGCACCCGCTCGCGCCCTTCGGCGGCTACAAACAGTCCGGCAACGGCCGCGAATGGGGATCGCAGGCCTTCGAGGAGTTCACCGAGGTGAAGGCGGTCGTCACGCCCTGA
- a CDS encoding acyl-CoA dehydrogenase family protein has protein sequence MRLGFTPEQEAFRREAADWLATQMHGPFAMLRNLKSHSAMADERRAWEKALAAAGWSVIGWPKAHGGRGASLAEQVIFAEEYARAGAPGRMSHIGIELAGPTLIHFGSDAQKARFLPPIARGEEYWAQGYSEPGAGSDLGNVRTRARLEGDEWVVDGHKIWTSLAQYADWIFVLARTEEGSRGPKGLSFLLLPIRQPGITLRPIRQMNGEAEFNETFFDGARTHRDNVVGGIGNGWQVAMGLLAFERGVGTLGQQMSFVAEFEAVVEAAKATGRNRDPIIRDRIARAYAGLKIMRYTALRTLSAGEGHSLSREAMTQKVYWANWHQALGELAMDILGEEALVSEEPGYAFPLLTNLYLSSRADTIYGGTNQIQRNIIAERGLGLPREPRGDAR, from the coding sequence ATGCGCCTCGGCTTCACGCCCGAACAGGAAGCATTCCGCCGCGAGGCCGCCGACTGGCTGGCCACGCAGATGCACGGCCCCTTCGCCATGCTCCGCAACCTGAAGAGCCACAGCGCGATGGCCGACGAGCGCCGTGCCTGGGAAAAGGCGCTCGCCGCCGCCGGCTGGAGCGTGATCGGCTGGCCCAAGGCGCATGGCGGACGGGGCGCGAGCCTGGCCGAGCAGGTGATCTTCGCCGAGGAATATGCCCGCGCGGGCGCCCCCGGCCGGATGAGCCATATCGGCATCGAACTGGCCGGCCCGACCCTGATCCACTTCGGGTCGGACGCGCAGAAGGCCCGCTTCCTGCCGCCGATCGCGCGCGGCGAGGAATATTGGGCGCAGGGCTATTCGGAGCCGGGTGCCGGCTCCGACCTCGGCAATGTGCGGACGCGGGCACGGCTCGAAGGCGACGAATGGGTCGTGGACGGGCACAAGATCTGGACCAGCCTTGCCCAATATGCCGACTGGATCTTCGTCCTCGCCCGGACCGAAGAAGGGTCGCGCGGGCCCAAGGGCCTGTCCTTCCTGCTGCTCCCGATCCGCCAGCCCGGCATCACGCTGCGACCGATCCGGCAGATGAACGGCGAGGCCGAGTTCAACGAGACCTTCTTCGACGGGGCGCGGACACACCGCGACAATGTCGTCGGCGGGATCGGCAATGGCTGGCAGGTCGCGATGGGGCTGCTGGCCTTCGAGCGCGGTGTCGGCACGCTCGGCCAGCAGATGAGCTTCGTCGCCGAGTTCGAGGCGGTGGTGGAGGCGGCGAAGGCGACCGGCCGCAATCGCGATCCGATCATCCGCGACCGCATCGCGCGTGCCTATGCCGGGCTCAAGATCATGCGCTACACCGCGCTGCGCACCTTGTCCGCCGGCGAGGGGCACAGCCTGTCGCGCGAGGCGATGACGCAGAAGGTCTATTGGGCCAATTGGCATCAGGCGCTGGGCGAGCTCGCGATGGACATCCTCGGCGAGGAGGCTCTGGTGTCTGAAGAGCCGGGCTATGCCTTCCCGCTGCTGACCAACCTCTATCTGTCGAGCCGCGCCGACACCATCTATGGCGGGACCAACCAGATCCAGCGCAACATCATCGCCGAACGCGGACTCGGCCTGCCGAGGGAGCCGCGCGGCGACGCCCGTTGA
- a CDS encoding acyl-CoA dehydrogenase family protein — MQFALTQEQEMIAETARGIMADFRPSLRATIDHPDGFDRAQWRTITAELGLGSLVLPAEQGGAGLGLVELSLVATEMGRALFPSPFLTSIGAALAALRHCGSDEQLARHAAAISSGDSIAAVAHGDTLRLEDGALSGEALVAFGHVADLLVVMAGGQALLVPTEGLNVKKLTSMDLTRPLARVYFDRTPVEAMANPGGIETALDEARVALAAECVGGADAALAATVDYSQQRIQFGRPIGSFQALKHRMADMMIAVEAARSAVYYAAASHDEASAETASAAAIAHFTAIETFEDCAAGTIQLHGGMGFTWEHDAHLFFKRARGSATLFGTPAESRARLATMLGLDEEDQ, encoded by the coding sequence ATGCAATTCGCCCTGACCCAAGAACAGGAGATGATCGCCGAGACCGCACGCGGCATCATGGCGGATTTCCGCCCGTCCCTCCGCGCGACCATCGACCATCCCGACGGTTTCGACCGCGCGCAATGGCGCACCATTACGGCAGAGCTTGGTCTCGGCTCGCTCGTCCTGCCAGCCGAACAAGGCGGCGCTGGGCTCGGTCTGGTCGAACTGTCGCTGGTGGCGACGGAGATGGGCCGCGCGCTTTTCCCTTCGCCCTTCCTCACCAGCATAGGCGCGGCTCTGGCCGCGCTTCGGCACTGCGGATCCGACGAACAACTCGCGCGCCATGCCGCCGCCATCTCGTCCGGCGACAGCATTGCCGCCGTGGCACATGGCGACACGCTGCGCCTTGAGGACGGTGCGCTGAGCGGCGAAGCGCTGGTCGCCTTCGGCCATGTCGCAGACCTGCTGGTTGTGATGGCCGGCGGGCAGGCACTGCTGGTCCCGACCGAGGGGCTCAACGTCAAGAAGCTGACGAGCATGGACCTGACCCGACCGCTTGCCCGCGTATATTTCGACCGCACCCCGGTGGAGGCGATGGCGAACCCTGGCGGAATCGAGACTGCGCTCGACGAAGCGCGCGTAGCGCTGGCAGCCGAATGTGTCGGCGGCGCCGACGCTGCGCTGGCCGCGACGGTCGACTATAGCCAGCAGCGCATTCAGTTCGGCCGTCCCATCGGGAGCTTCCAGGCGCTCAAGCACCGCATGGCCGACATGATGATCGCGGTCGAAGCCGCGCGGTCGGCGGTCTATTATGCTGCGGCCTCGCATGACGAAGCGAGCGCCGAGACGGCAAGCGCCGCCGCCATCGCCCATTTCACCGCGATCGAGACCTTCGAGGACTGTGCCGCCGGGACGATCCAGCTCCATGGCGGCATGGGCTTCACCTGGGAGCATGACGCACACCTTTTCTTCAAGCGCGCGCGCGGATCCGCGACTTTGTTCGGCACGCCGGCCGAAAGCCGCGCGCGGCTCGCCACGATGCTCGGTCTCGACGAGGAGGACCAATAA